The proteins below come from a single Chthoniobacterales bacterium genomic window:
- a CDS encoding glycoside hydrolase family 97 protein, which produces MRLIPILLTATALLASLASAAEQRVLSPDGKLTLVVSDAAGLRYRVELDGKPLLADSVLGLDFADGTTLGPAAKITGTKKASRKTTWDNPLGQRRTVPDRFRELRITLSEGTAPVRTFALIARAYDEGVAFRYDLPEASGLGEFTLQRELTEFRFPADHRAWAGMESAYAENTWLERKLSDIPAKTSESWRPGQAYRSVLPLLVETPSAYVAVAESDLLDWAGLFLTGTGEAAVRAELAPRQDGRGAVVGRVPMVSPWRVLMVGHTAADLVTNDLVATLATPSRVADADWVKPGVSAWDAWWTGVNPSQPQYTAVLARGDNRSHREYIDFAAEMGWPYQLVDWFWYQHMTDWNKSLFSPPNQPSGDFTHSVPDIDLPALVAYARAKNVRLFAWGHSLDLQTAGIDKTLGYLASLGLAGVKIDFINSDSQEAVQWCVRVLEAAARNHLMVDFHGTYKPTGLARTYPNFITQEGVLGNEYNKLGGSVTARHTLILPFTRGLLGPMDYTPGGFLNRTQSTFKVTHPAQVIGTRARQLAMTVVYHSPLLVLCDSPANYRGQPGVEFFRDLPTVWDESVVLSAEVGKHLVIARRSGQRWFIAAMNGDDALTLDVSLDALRAKGRGWTLGEFADGADPAAPETVVETTRDLGDTRTLTLRLSPGGGYAAILSLKP; this is translated from the coding sequence ATGCGTCTCATCCCCATCCTCCTTACCGCCACCGCCCTGCTGGCATCGCTCGCGTCCGCTGCCGAGCAACGGGTGCTCTCGCCCGACGGCAAGCTCACGCTGGTCGTCTCCGACGCCGCCGGCCTGCGCTACCGTGTTGAACTCGACGGCAAACCCCTCCTCGCCGACTCCGTTCTCGGCCTCGACTTCGCCGACGGCACCACCCTCGGCCCCGCCGCCAAAATCACCGGCACCAAGAAAGCGTCTCGCAAGACCACCTGGGACAACCCCCTCGGCCAACGCCGCACCGTGCCGGACCGCTTCCGCGAGCTTCGCATCACCCTGAGCGAAGGCACCGCTCCCGTCCGGACCTTCGCCCTCATCGCGCGCGCGTATGACGAAGGCGTCGCCTTCCGCTACGACCTACCCGAAGCATCCGGCCTCGGCGAATTCACCCTCCAACGCGAACTCACCGAATTCCGTTTCCCCGCCGACCACCGCGCCTGGGCCGGCATGGAATCCGCCTACGCCGAGAACACCTGGCTCGAACGCAAGCTCTCCGACATTCCCGCAAAAACCTCCGAGAGCTGGCGCCCCGGCCAAGCCTACCGTTCCGTCCTGCCCCTTCTCGTCGAAACGCCCTCCGCCTACGTCGCCGTGGCCGAGTCCGACCTCCTTGACTGGGCCGGCCTCTTTCTCACCGGCACCGGCGAGGCCGCCGTTCGCGCCGAACTTGCCCCGCGCCAGGATGGACGCGGAGCCGTCGTCGGCCGCGTCCCGATGGTCAGCCCGTGGCGCGTCCTCATGGTCGGCCACACCGCCGCCGACCTCGTCACCAACGACCTCGTCGCCACCCTCGCCACGCCGTCCCGCGTCGCCGACGCCGACTGGGTCAAACCCGGCGTGAGCGCCTGGGACGCCTGGTGGACCGGCGTCAATCCCTCCCAGCCCCAATATACCGCCGTGCTGGCCCGCGGCGACAACCGCTCCCATCGCGAATACATCGATTTCGCCGCCGAGATGGGTTGGCCCTACCAACTCGTGGACTGGTTTTGGTATCAGCACATGACCGACTGGAACAAGAGCCTCTTCTCCCCGCCCAATCAGCCCTCCGGCGACTTCACCCATTCCGTCCCCGACATCGACCTGCCCGCCTTGGTCGCTTACGCCCGCGCCAAAAACGTGCGCCTCTTCGCCTGGGGCCATTCCCTCGATCTCCAGACTGCGGGCATCGACAAAACCCTCGGTTATCTCGCCTCCCTCGGCTTGGCCGGCGTGAAAATTGACTTCATCAACAGCGATTCCCAAGAAGCCGTCCAGTGGTGCGTTCGCGTGCTCGAAGCCGCCGCCCGCAACCACCTGATGGTGGACTTCCACGGCACCTACAAACCCACCGGACTCGCCCGCACCTACCCGAATTTCATCACCCAGGAAGGCGTCCTCGGCAACGAGTATAACAAACTCGGTGGCAGCGTCACCGCCCGCCACACCCTCATCCTCCCCTTCACCCGCGGTCTCCTCGGCCCGATGGACTACACCCCCGGCGGTTTTCTCAACCGCACTCAGTCCACGTTTAAGGTCACCCATCCCGCCCAGGTCATCGGCACCCGCGCCCGCCAGCTCGCCATGACGGTCGTCTATCACAGTCCGCTGCTCGTCCTCTGCGACAGTCCCGCCAACTACCGCGGCCAGCCCGGCGTCGAGTTCTTCCGCGACCTCCCCACGGTCTGGGACGAAAGCGTCGTCCTCTCCGCCGAAGTCGGCAAACACCTCGTCATCGCCCGTCGCTCCGGCCAGCGCTGGTTTATCGCCGCGATGAACGGCGACGACGCCCTCACGCTGGACGTTTCCCTCGACGCGCTCCGCGCCAAGGGCCGCGGCTGGACTCTGGGCGAGTTCGCCGACGGCGCCGACCCTGCCGCGCCCGAGACCGTGGTCGAAACCACCCGCGATCTCGGTGACACGCGCACGCTCACCCTCCGCCTCTCCCCGGGTGGCGGTTACGCCGCCATCTTATCCCTAAAGCCTTAA
- a CDS encoding glycoside hydrolase 43 family protein, with amino-acid sequence MNTLRTPSFPMNRTILSLLVTLVLASVASQPLPAAPANPAHNPVIWADVPDICIIRVGKTYYMSSTTMHMSPGLPIMKSEDLVNWRMASYAYETLADNEALRLENGKDAYSKGSWASSLRYHDGVFYASTFSYTSGRTHIYTTCDPERGPWKEMSFEPVLHDHSLFFDDDGRVYMVYGGGRITLIELKPDLSGIKPGGVNKVLIENVNTIFGSDLGGLNGEGSQLSKINGRYYLFNIASPKSRWAPSVIVHRADAIDGPYEGRIALDDRGVAQGGLIDTPEGKWYAYLFRGNGAVGRIPYLVPVTWKDGWPVLGEDGKVPMTLDLPAGGQGVSGASGIVASDEFDRQPGAPKLPLAWQWNHNPESRYWSLASRPGYMSFVTNRVVATLPEAPNTLTQRTFGPSSSATTSIDVSGMKDGDYAGLAVFQKLYGFVGVKMSGGTRSLVMVSADSDTPEEIASVPLSGKTVHLKVECEFQPAPEVARFSYSLEGKSWTPIGRPSRLTYTFPLHFMGYRYALFYYSTKTAGGRVDFDYYRVGQGGDSR; translated from the coding sequence ATGAATACCCTACGCACTCCCTCTTTCCCCATGAACCGCACTATCCTTTCCCTTCTGGTGACCCTCGTCCTCGCCTCCGTCGCGTCTCAGCCCCTTCCGGCGGCCCCGGCGAATCCTGCCCACAATCCCGTCATCTGGGCCGACGTCCCGGACATCTGTATCATCCGTGTAGGGAAAACCTACTACATGAGCAGCACAACGATGCACATGAGCCCGGGCCTCCCGATCATGAAGTCGGAGGATCTGGTCAACTGGCGCATGGCCTCCTACGCCTATGAAACCCTTGCCGACAACGAAGCCCTCCGCCTCGAAAACGGCAAAGACGCTTACAGCAAAGGCTCCTGGGCCAGCAGCCTGCGTTACCACGACGGCGTATTCTATGCCTCGACTTTCTCCTACACCAGCGGACGCACCCACATCTACACCACGTGTGATCCGGAGCGCGGCCCGTGGAAAGAGATGAGTTTCGAGCCCGTGCTGCATGACCACAGCCTGTTTTTCGATGACGACGGTCGCGTTTACATGGTTTACGGAGGCGGTCGCATCACGCTCATCGAGCTGAAACCCGATCTCTCCGGAATCAAGCCCGGCGGCGTGAACAAGGTTCTCATCGAAAACGTCAACACCATCTTCGGCTCCGACTTGGGCGGACTCAATGGCGAGGGTTCGCAGCTTTCCAAGATCAACGGCCGCTACTACCTCTTTAACATCGCCTCGCCCAAGAGCCGCTGGGCTCCCAGCGTCATCGTCCACCGCGCCGACGCAATCGACGGTCCCTACGAGGGCCGCATTGCGCTCGATGATCGGGGTGTCGCCCAAGGCGGCCTCATCGATACCCCGGAGGGCAAATGGTATGCGTATCTTTTCAGGGGCAACGGCGCCGTCGGTCGCATCCCCTACCTCGTGCCTGTGACGTGGAAGGACGGCTGGCCCGTTCTGGGCGAAGACGGCAAGGTGCCCATGACGCTCGACCTCCCCGCTGGCGGACAGGGCGTCTCCGGAGCCTCCGGCATCGTCGCCTCCGACGAATTCGACCGCCAGCCCGGCGCTCCCAAGCTGCCTCTCGCCTGGCAATGGAATCACAATCCCGAGTCTCGTTACTGGTCGCTCGCCTCGCGCCCGGGTTACATGAGCTTCGTCACCAACCGGGTCGTGGCCACTCTGCCGGAGGCCCCGAATACCCTCACTCAGCGCACCTTTGGCCCGAGCAGTTCCGCCACCACCAGCATCGATGTGAGCGGCATGAAAGACGGCGACTATGCCGGCCTCGCCGTGTTTCAGAAGCTCTATGGTTTTGTGGGCGTAAAGATGAGCGGCGGCACCCGATCTCTCGTCATGGTGAGCGCCGACTCCGACACTCCCGAGGAAATCGCCTCCGTTCCTCTCTCCGGTAAAACCGTTCACCTCAAGGTCGAATGCGAATTCCAGCCCGCGCCTGAAGTTGCCCGTTTCTCCTACAGCCTCGAAGGCAAATCCTGGACCCCCATCGGTCGTCCCTCGCGTCTAACCTATACCTTCCCATTGCACTTCATGGGTTATCGCTACGCCCTCTTCTATTATTCGACCAAGACCGCCGGCGGCCGTGTGGACTTTGATTACTACCGCGTCGGGCAAGGCGGCGACTCCCGCTGA
- a CDS encoding glycosyl hydrolase family 28 protein has product MSSYPKAGLQLAVALFALAAMNLLFTPSVIAAASTVIDATKAGVIGDGMTLNTASIQKVIDDCAAGGGGTIHFPAGRYLTGTIQIKNNITLRLAKDATLLGSTDIADYLNLDPFLDGPGDPMGYALVVAVDAENVGIEGEGTIDGQGRELRARQSPYKKRPFLVRWVRCTRVKVRDVHLTHPGAWTLNFFQSKGILVEGVTIRTRDSGVNNADGIDLDSCQDARITRCDIESGDDALCLKSTSLTPTRNITATNLTLSTWCNAIKLGTESIGGFENISVSNCRVTTAGMAGIALYAVDGGDLRAVTISDITMDRVGTPVSIRRGARFKTFRDGDRPKTTPGKLAGVTIKNLSATNSATSGILINGIPGYPVETLLLENIQIEVPGGGTAEDARIQLSENENGYPENRMFGATLPTYGIYARHVRGAAFKNIKVKTQQPDGRPEKVFIDVETVEPAP; this is encoded by the coding sequence ATGTCATCATACCCCAAAGCCGGTCTGCAACTTGCCGTGGCGCTGTTTGCGCTCGCAGCGATGAATCTTCTTTTCACGCCATCGGTGATCGCCGCCGCGAGCACAGTAATCGATGCAACCAAGGCCGGCGTGATCGGTGACGGCATGACGCTCAACACCGCGAGTATCCAGAAAGTCATTGATGACTGCGCCGCCGGCGGTGGCGGAACGATTCACTTCCCGGCAGGCCGCTATCTGACCGGCACGATTCAAATCAAAAACAACATCACTTTGCGCCTGGCGAAAGACGCGACGTTGCTCGGCAGCACCGATATCGCCGACTACCTCAATCTTGATCCCTTCCTTGATGGCCCCGGAGATCCGATGGGCTATGCGCTCGTGGTGGCCGTCGATGCGGAGAACGTGGGCATCGAGGGAGAGGGCACCATCGACGGGCAAGGCCGGGAGTTGCGAGCGAGGCAGAGTCCTTACAAGAAACGGCCCTTCCTGGTGCGCTGGGTGCGATGCACCCGTGTGAAGGTCAGGGATGTTCACCTCACCCATCCGGGAGCGTGGACGCTGAATTTTTTCCAGAGCAAAGGAATCCTTGTCGAGGGCGTGACCATCCGCACCCGGGACTCGGGGGTAAACAACGCCGACGGTATTGACCTCGATTCCTGTCAGGATGCGCGGATCACCCGCTGCGACATCGAAAGCGGCGACGACGCGTTATGCCTGAAATCCACGAGCCTCACCCCGACCCGGAATATCACGGCGACGAACCTCACGCTCTCCACCTGGTGCAATGCCATCAAACTCGGCACGGAGTCCATCGGTGGCTTTGAAAACATCTCCGTCTCCAACTGCCGTGTCACCACTGCGGGGATGGCCGGCATCGCCCTTTACGCCGTCGATGGCGGCGACCTGCGCGCTGTGACCATCAGCGACATCACGATGGACCGCGTGGGCACGCCCGTCAGCATCCGCCGCGGCGCGCGTTTCAAGACCTTCCGCGACGGCGACCGGCCCAAAACGACCCCCGGAAAACTTGCCGGCGTCACGATCAAAAACCTAAGCGCCACCAACAGCGCAACGAGCGGTATTCTTATCAACGGAATTCCCGGCTATCCGGTCGAGACCCTGCTTTTGGAGAACATCCAGATCGAGGTGCCCGGTGGCGGAACAGCCGAGGATGCGAGGATCCAGTTGTCGGAAAACGAAAATGGCTATCCCGAAAACAGGATGTTTGGAGCGACGCTGCCCACCTACGGCATCTATGCGCGGCACGTCCGCGGCGCGGCTTTCAAGAACATCAAGGTGAAAACCCAGCAGCCCGATGGGCGACCGGAGAAGGTTTTCATCGACGTCGAGACGGTTGAACCGGCTCCTTGA
- a CDS encoding glycoside hydrolase family 27 protein: MKKLLCLLLCLTTPALAQKWKGVALTPPMGWNSWDAFGTALKETQAKAQADVMADKLLPHGWKIFTVDIQWYEPASIGFEYRKDATLTMDAYGRLLPAVEKFPSAADGAGFKPLADYIHAKGLKFGIHVMRGIPRQAVKENTPILGSNVRAADIAITSNICYWNPDMFGVDAAKPGGQAYYDSIIALYASWGVDFIKVDDLSQPYTDVQLAEVEAIRRAIDKTGRPIVFSTSPGATPLARGEHIAAHANMWRISNDFWDKWPELREQFKRLHDWTPYRAPGAWPDADMLPLGRIEWNRPTRFTPDEQRTMMSLWCIARSPLILGTDMTQLDEATLALLTNDEVLAVNQASAGNRQLFEKGDLIAWVADVPESKDKYLAVFNTGDAPAPVPVELSAVGFTGRVAVRDLWARRTQDDVRSTFAPVIPSHGSALYRLRAR, from the coding sequence ATGAAAAAACTACTTTGCTTGCTCCTTTGCCTCACCACGCCGGCCCTCGCCCAGAAATGGAAAGGCGTGGCTCTGACGCCGCCGATGGGCTGGAACAGTTGGGACGCCTTCGGCACCGCGCTTAAAGAAACCCAGGCCAAGGCGCAGGCCGATGTGATGGCCGACAAACTCCTCCCGCACGGCTGGAAAATCTTCACCGTGGACATCCAGTGGTATGAGCCCGCCTCCATCGGCTTCGAATACCGCAAGGACGCCACGCTCACCATGGACGCTTACGGGCGCCTCCTTCCCGCCGTCGAAAAATTCCCCTCCGCCGCCGATGGTGCCGGCTTCAAGCCTCTGGCCGACTATATCCATGCCAAAGGCCTCAAATTCGGCATCCACGTCATGCGCGGCATCCCTCGCCAGGCGGTGAAGGAAAACACGCCCATCCTTGGCTCCAACGTCCGCGCCGCCGACATCGCGATCACCTCCAACATCTGCTACTGGAACCCCGATATGTTCGGCGTGGACGCCGCCAAACCCGGTGGCCAGGCCTACTACGATTCCATCATAGCCCTCTACGCGAGCTGGGGCGTGGACTTCATCAAGGTGGACGACCTTAGTCAGCCCTACACCGACGTGCAATTGGCGGAGGTCGAAGCCATCCGCCGCGCCATCGACAAGACCGGTCGCCCCATCGTCTTCAGCACCTCGCCCGGCGCCACGCCACTCGCTCGTGGAGAGCACATCGCCGCCCACGCCAACATGTGGCGCATCAGCAATGATTTTTGGGACAAATGGCCCGAGCTCCGCGAGCAGTTCAAGCGCCTCCACGACTGGACGCCGTATCGCGCGCCCGGCGCGTGGCCCGACGCCGACATGCTCCCGCTCGGCAGGATCGAGTGGAACCGACCCACCCGCTTCACGCCCGACGAGCAACGCACGATGATGAGCCTCTGGTGCATCGCCCGCTCTCCGCTCATCCTCGGCACCGATATGACCCAGCTCGACGAAGCCACGCTCGCGCTCCTGACCAACGACGAGGTCCTCGCCGTCAACCAGGCAAGCGCGGGCAACCGCCAGCTTTTCGAAAAAGGGGACCTCATCGCGTGGGTCGCCGATGTCCCGGAGTCGAAGGACAAATACCTCGCGGTCTTCAACACCGGCGACGCGCCCGCGCCCGTTCCCGTCGAGCTTTCCGCAGTCGGGTTTACCGGCCGCGTCGCCGTCCGTGATCTCTGGGCGCGCCGCACCCAGGACGATGTCCGCAGCACCTTCGCCCCCGTCATCCCCTCGCACGGCTCTGCGCTTTACCGCCTCCGCGCGCGTTGA
- a CDS encoding alpha-L-fucosidase, which translates to MNLKIPAAPDATNAMISKNLALGLLTLSCAFAAPEPATKPQPLQLPPITDGPFKPSWESLANYQTPEWFRDAKFGIWAHWGPQCEPEHGDWYARGMYEQGGVHYNTHLAEYGHPSKEGFKDVIHAWKAEHFDPDTLVKFYKENGAKIFMALANHHDNFDLYNSKYQPWNSVAIGPKKDLIVGWAKAAKANGLRFAVSVHAARAWTWYEAAQGADKDGPLASVPYDGKLTKADGKGLWWQGLDPQDLYAQNHRPGSPPDNAYLEKFFKRTKQLWDDYQPDQIYYDDRVLPFYNIAEEVPLKLAAHFYNTRLDKNGRTQAVMNGKHLDEMQRRTMVYDIERGKAHDILPQPWQTDTCIGSWHYDRGIYDRKGYKSAASVVRMLADIVSKNGNLMLSVPLRRDGQPDELEIEIVKEIGAWLKVNSEAIYATRPWKIYGEGPSTQVAEKGPFDGQKDVSDKPFTSEDIRFTQSKDGKTLYAIALELPADGKFTVKSLASDSPQWPGKIGSVQLVGGGKLKFTRDAAGLHVSLPEKFDGKTAFALKVQS; encoded by the coding sequence TTGAACCTCAAGATCCCCGCCGCACCCGACGCCACCAACGCCATGATATCAAAAAACCTTGCATTAGGTTTGTTAACGCTGAGCTGTGCATTTGCCGCGCCGGAGCCGGCGACGAAACCTCAACCTCTGCAGCTGCCGCCCATCACGGACGGTCCGTTCAAGCCGAGCTGGGAATCGCTGGCGAATTACCAGACACCGGAATGGTTTCGCGACGCGAAGTTCGGCATCTGGGCGCATTGGGGACCGCAATGCGAGCCGGAGCACGGCGATTGGTATGCCCGCGGCATGTATGAACAAGGCGGCGTCCATTATAACACCCACCTCGCCGAATACGGACATCCCTCAAAGGAGGGATTCAAGGACGTGATCCACGCCTGGAAGGCGGAACATTTCGATCCCGACACCCTGGTGAAATTCTACAAGGAAAACGGAGCGAAAATCTTCATGGCACTGGCCAATCACCACGACAATTTCGACCTCTACAACTCGAAGTATCAGCCGTGGAACTCCGTCGCGATCGGTCCCAAGAAAGACTTGATCGTCGGCTGGGCGAAGGCCGCCAAGGCGAATGGCCTGCGGTTTGCCGTGAGCGTCCACGCCGCGCGCGCCTGGACATGGTATGAAGCGGCTCAAGGCGCGGATAAGGACGGCCCGCTCGCGAGCGTGCCATACGACGGCAAGCTGACGAAAGCCGATGGCAAAGGCCTTTGGTGGCAGGGCCTCGACCCGCAGGATCTCTACGCGCAGAATCACCGCCCCGGCAGTCCGCCCGACAACGCGTATCTCGAAAAATTCTTCAAACGCACCAAGCAACTCTGGGACGATTACCAGCCGGACCAGATCTACTACGACGACCGCGTCCTTCCCTTCTACAACATCGCGGAAGAGGTGCCGCTTAAGCTCGCTGCCCATTTCTACAACACGCGTCTCGACAAGAACGGACGCACCCAAGCGGTGATGAATGGCAAGCACCTCGACGAGATGCAGCGCCGGACCATGGTCTATGACATCGAGCGCGGCAAAGCGCACGACATCCTGCCCCAACCCTGGCAAACCGATACCTGTATCGGCTCTTGGCACTACGACCGCGGCATCTACGACCGCAAAGGCTACAAATCCGCCGCGTCCGTCGTGCGGATGCTGGCCGACATCGTCAGCAAAAACGGCAATCTCATGCTCAGCGTGCCGCTGCGTCGCGACGGCCAACCGGACGAATTGGAGATCGAAATCGTCAAGGAAATCGGCGCATGGTTGAAGGTGAACAGCGAGGCGATCTATGCGACCCGTCCGTGGAAAATTTATGGCGAAGGACCCTCCACCCAGGTGGCCGAGAAAGGCCCGTTTGACGGACAGAAAGACGTCTCCGACAAGCCCTTCACCTCCGAAGACATCCGCTTCACGCAATCGAAGGACGGCAAGACGCTTTATGCCATCGCGCTGGAGCTTCCCGCGGACGGCAAATTCACGGTCAAATCCCTGGCATCCGATTCGCCGCAGTGGCCGGGCAAGATCGGCAGCGTCCAGCTCGTCGGCGGGGGCAAATTGAAATTCACGCGCGACGCCGCCGGCCTGCACGTTTCGCTGCCCGAGAAATTCGACGGCAAGACAGCCTTCGCGTTGAAGGTTCAATCCTGA
- a CDS encoding family 43 glycosylhydrolase, whose product MKKTTRAALVLLSVLASLPAASFALNPVIQTMYTADPAPVVHDGTLYLFSGHDEDGSIGNFNMKNWVLATTTDMVNWTQHGAIASLRDLPWAAKEISGWHGFDNGAWALQAIERDGKWYLYCPVQGRGIGVLVADNPLGPYTSPLQKPLIGAQYDSIDPTVYIDDKGQAYLYWGNPNLWSVKLNKDMISYDTSVGENGLIRHPMTVQALGGRTPPDEKRGTSYEEAPWLYKRGNLYYLFFAGGPLPEHFGYSTGPSPEGPWTYRGVIMAPQNTSFTNHPGVVDYKGKTYLVYHNGALPGGGGFNRSVCVDELKFNPDGSIPMVQSTKEGPAPVGTLDPYKRVEAETIAWSSGVKIEPSSAGGQAVRNIHDGDYIRVNHVDFGATGARTFKASLSSTAKAQGATGTKIEIRLGKLDGQLIGTLPVSGTGGEWKPQFARISRASGINDLFFVFRGAAGEDLFKFDYWQFSQRDLPAGGTGKDGATAPPVGHPLKSESYNPILKRDAKGNQIFTADPTVLVEGDTLYIYAGRDEAAIGAWFNMNEWVCYSTKDMVDWKYEGVVLKAADFAWGRPGTAWACQVVKRHGKYFLYSTTGRPYPQGYSVGVAVSDRPTGPFVDAIGGPLFDNAITTGGPVDSIEDIDPTVFVDDDGQAYLYWGNCTLHYALLNEDMISLKDLNGDGKITEGADIFSKIEIKDRPAGSGFGEAPWLYKANGKYYLVDAMSMPQQVAYAMSDSPRGPWQYKGVILNENVRPDGSQGDFSSDTSHPAVIEFKGQWYVFYHNAALPTGGQTRRSVCVEKMSYNADGSIARSFITSTGPIGGAVRIQSGRQPDHYITFLGFDVKLDTLPADDRAFRWDVTLGLAGEGTLNTVSIQSVAHPGYYLTVKGDAVALEKNDASVGFRQRATFKTIPVPSDKTLTAFQSLADPSRYLRRSAVTGKLTAEMITSATNSADKSDATFKFISDADAY is encoded by the coding sequence ATGAAGAAAACAACCCGCGCCGCTCTCGTTCTCTTGTCCGTGTTGGCCTCGCTGCCCGCGGCGTCATTCGCGCTCAACCCGGTTATTCAAACGATGTATACCGCCGATCCGGCCCCCGTGGTCCATGACGGCACGCTCTACCTGTTTTCCGGCCACGACGAAGACGGGAGCATCGGCAACTTCAACATGAAGAACTGGGTGCTCGCCACGACGACGGACATGGTGAACTGGACCCAGCACGGCGCGATCGCCTCCCTCCGGGATCTTCCCTGGGCCGCCAAGGAGATCTCCGGCTGGCACGGTTTTGACAACGGCGCCTGGGCTCTCCAGGCGATCGAGCGGGATGGCAAATGGTATCTCTATTGCCCGGTGCAAGGCCGGGGCATTGGCGTGCTGGTGGCCGATAATCCCCTCGGCCCCTACACCTCTCCCCTCCAAAAACCGCTGATCGGCGCCCAATACGACAGCATCGATCCGACCGTTTACATCGACGACAAGGGCCAGGCCTATCTCTACTGGGGCAATCCCAATCTGTGGTCGGTGAAACTGAACAAGGACATGATTTCCTACGACACCAGCGTCGGGGAGAACGGCCTCATTCGCCATCCGATGACCGTCCAAGCCTTGGGCGGGCGCACCCCTCCGGACGAAAAACGCGGCACGTCCTACGAAGAGGCTCCCTGGCTCTATAAGCGCGGCAATCTCTACTACCTGTTTTTTGCCGGCGGTCCGCTCCCCGAGCATTTCGGCTACTCCACCGGCCCCTCACCCGAAGGTCCGTGGACCTACCGCGGCGTCATCATGGCTCCGCAAAACACCTCCTTCACCAACCACCCGGGCGTGGTGGATTACAAGGGAAAGACCTACCTCGTTTACCACAACGGCGCGCTTCCGGGAGGCGGCGGCTTCAACCGTTCCGTGTGCGTCGATGAGTTGAAGTTCAACCCGGATGGCTCGATCCCGATGGTGCAGTCAACCAAGGAAGGGCCGGCACCAGTCGGCACCCTCGATCCCTACAAGCGGGTGGAAGCCGAGACCATTGCCTGGTCTTCCGGGGTCAAAATAGAGCCGAGCAGCGCCGGCGGCCAGGCTGTGCGAAACATCCACGACGGGGACTACATCCGGGTAAACCACGTCGATTTCGGCGCGACCGGCGCGCGCACCTTCAAGGCCAGCCTCTCCAGCACGGCCAAGGCGCAGGGGGCCACCGGGACGAAGATCGAGATTCGACTTGGCAAGCTCGACGGGCAGCTAATCGGAACTCTGCCGGTCTCGGGAACCGGCGGCGAATGGAAGCCGCAGTTTGCCCGGATATCCAGAGCCTCCGGCATCAACGATCTCTTCTTCGTGTTCCGCGGCGCGGCCGGCGAAGACCTGTTCAAGTTCGATTACTGGCAATTTTCCCAGCGCGACCTGCCCGCAGGAGGCACCGGCAAAGACGGCGCCACCGCGCCGCCGGTCGGCCATCCGTTAAAATCCGAGAGTTACAACCCGATTTTGAAGCGCGATGCCAAGGGTAATCAGATTTTCACGGCCGATCCCACCGTGCTGGTGGAGGGCGATACGCTCTACATTTATGCCGGGCGCGACGAGGCGGCCATCGGTGCCTGGTTCAACATGAACGAGTGGGTCTGCTACTCGACCAAGGACATGGTGGACTGGAAATACGAAGGGGTCGTTTTGAAGGCCGCCGATTTTGCCTGGGGCAGGCCGGGCACGGCTTGGGCGTGCCAAGTGGTTAAGCGGCACGGGAAGTATTTTTTATATTCCACGACAGGACGTCCGTATCCCCAAGGTTACAGCGTAGGTGTGGCGGTGTCGGATCGACCCACCGGGCCGTTTGTCGATGCGATCGGCGGTCCGCTGTTTGATAACGCGATTACCACCGGCGGTCCCGTGGACAGCATTGAGGATATAGATCCGACCGTCTTCGTGGACGACGATGGTCAGGCCTACCTTTATTGGGGTAATTGCACGTTGCACTACGCCTTGCTCAACGAGGATATGATTTCGTTAAAGGACCTGAACGGAGACGGAAAGATAACCGAAGGCGCGGACATCTTTTCGAAGATCGAAATCAAGGATCGTCCCGCCGGATCTGGATTTGGGGAAGCCCCCTGGCTATATAAAGCGAATGGGAAATACTACCTCGTGGACGCCATGAGCATGCCCCAGCAAGTGGCTTACGCGATGTCCGACAGTCCGCGCGGTCCTTGGCAATATAAGGGTGTTATCCTGAACGAGAATGTTCGCCCCGACGGAAGCCAGGGTGATTTCAGTTCCGACACCAGCCATCCGGCGGTCATCGAGTTCAAGGGCCAGTGGTATGTATTCTACCACAACGCCGCCTTGCCGACGGGCGGCCAGACACGGCGCTCGGTTTGCGTGGAGAAGATGAGCTACAACGCCGATGGTTCCATCGCGCGATCGTTCATCACATCGACCGGACCGATTGGAGGGGCCGTTCGTATTCAGTCGGGCCGTCAGCCGGATCATTATATTACGTTCCTTGGTTTCGATGTGAAGTTGGACACCTTGCCGGCCGATGACCGGGCCTTCCGCTGGGACGTCACGCTGGGCCTGGCAGGCGAAGGCACGCTCAATACGGTGTCGATCCAGTCGGTGGCTCATCCGGGCTATTATCTCACCGTGAAAGGCGATGCCGTCGCCTTGGAGAAGAACGACGCCAGCGTGGGCTTCCGCCAACGTGCGACCTTTAAAACAATTCCGGTGCCGTCGGATAAAACGCTGACGGCTTTCCAGTCGCTCGCCGATCCGTCCCGTTATCTCCGGCGCTCGGCGGTGACGGGCAAACTGACGGCCGAGATGATCACTTCCGCCACCAACAGCGCCGACAAGAGCGATGCCACTTTCAAGTTCATAAGCGACGCTGACGCCTACTGA